In the genome of Vicia villosa cultivar HV-30 ecotype Madison, WI linkage group LG7, Vvil1.0, whole genome shotgun sequence, one region contains:
- the LOC131616084 gene encoding oxygen-evolving enhancer protein 3-2, chloroplastic-like encodes MAQAMASSMAGCLRGCSSQTVLEGSLQLSGPNRLSLLHGTTNNSNKATTRSLMTVRAQQQESSRRAVIGLVATGLVSSSFVQAVFAEAIPIKVGGPPAPSGGLPGTLNSDEARDLKLPLKERFFLQPLPPTEAAARTKESAKEIVAAKKFIDQKAWPFLQNDLRLRAGYLRYDLKTIISSKPKDQKQSLKELSDKLFKDIDNLDHAAKIKSPAEAEKYYAIAVSTLNDVLSKIA; translated from the exons ATGGCTCAAGCTATGGCATCATCAATGGCTGGTTGTTTACGTGGCTGTTCATCTCAAACTGTGTTAGAAGGAAGCCTTCAGTTGAGTGGACCAAACAGGTTGAGTTTGTTGCATGGAACCACCAACAACAGTAACAAGGCTACAACACGTTCGTTGATGACTGTTAGAGCTCAACAACAGGAAAGTAGTAGAAGGGCTGTGATTGGTCTTGTTGCTACTGGTTtggtttcttcttcttttgttcaaGCTGTTTTTGCTGAGGCTATTCCTATTAAAGTTGGTGGCCCTCCCGCACCTTCTGGTGGCCTTC CTGGAACACTGAACTCTGATGAAGCAAGAGACCTTAAGCTACCATTGAAAGAAAGGTTCTTTCTTCAACCATTGCCACCCACTGAAGCAGCAGCAAGAACCAAGGAATCAGCAAAGGAAATTGTTGCTGCTAAGAAGTTCATTGACCAGAAGGCTTGGCCATTTCTTCAGAATGATCTCCGTCTCAGGGCTGGCTATCTTCGATATGACCTTAAAACTATCATCTCTTCAAAGCCTAAGGACCAGAAACAATCCCTCAAAGAACTCAGTGATAAGCTCTTCAAGGATATCGACAAT TTGGATCATGCAGCAAAAATAAAGAGCCCTGCAGAAGCTGAGAAGTACTATGCTATAGCTGTATCTACTCTCAATGATGTTCTTAGCAAAATTGCTTAA